A DNA window from Streptomyces sp. 71268 contains the following coding sequences:
- a CDS encoding TerD family protein → MSSLNKGLKKVEVALKWDPSPAGEPINDLDIIAATYSTEAPYGKPVYLVHFGSRSPDGTIILNRDSQTGQGFGMDEVMTLEFDRLAETYGRVVVGVVIQQGGGHKTFGDVPNTAVRIQERYTKLVEYDFSTVAAATAATIAEFTRDEAGEWDLREIIRGFDTNPAGFADVMGQRPV, encoded by the coding sequence GTGAGCAGTCTCAACAAAGGGCTCAAGAAAGTAGAGGTGGCCCTCAAGTGGGACCCGAGTCCCGCGGGCGAGCCGATCAATGATCTCGATATCATCGCCGCGACCTATTCCACCGAGGCGCCGTACGGGAAACCCGTCTATCTCGTCCACTTCGGCAGCCGTTCACCGGACGGCACCATCATCCTGAACCGGGACAGCCAGACGGGTCAGGGCTTCGGCATGGACGAGGTCATGACCCTGGAGTTCGACCGGCTCGCCGAGACGTACGGGCGGGTGGTGGTGGGTGTGGTGATCCAACAGGGGGGCGGACACAAGACGTTCGGGGACGTGCCGAACACGGCCGTGCGGATACAGGAGCGGTACACCAAGCTCGTGGAGTACGACTTCTCCACCGTGGCGGCGGCCACGGCGGCCACCATCGCCGAGTTCACCCGGGACGAGGCGGGAGAATGGGACCTGCGGGAGATCATCCGCGGATTTGACACCAACCCCGCGGGATTCGCCGATGTGATGGGCCAGCGTCCCGTCTGA
- a CDS encoding MmcQ/YjbR family DNA-binding protein — MTDSEDVRRIALSLPETVEKIAWGMPTFRVAGKMFVTIPDDESSFAVRCPMVERQELIAAEPAKFWVPPHEASSHWVRVRIAALDDQDELRDIVVDSWKQAAPPRLLESFTAPA, encoded by the coding sequence ATGACCGATTCCGAGGATGTGCGTCGCATCGCGCTCTCCCTGCCGGAGACAGTGGAGAAGATCGCCTGGGGCATGCCCACGTTCCGGGTTGCCGGAAAGATGTTCGTCACCATCCCCGACGACGAGTCGTCGTTCGCGGTGCGCTGTCCCATGGTGGAGCGCCAGGAGCTGATCGCGGCCGAGCCGGCCAAGTTCTGGGTCCCCCCGCACGAGGCCAGCTCGCACTGGGTACGGGTGCGCATCGCGGCCCTCGACGACCAGGACGAGTTGCGCGACATCGTCGTCGACTCCTGGAAGCAGGCGGCCCCGCCGCGCCTCCTGGAGAGCTTCACCGCCCCCGCCTGA
- a CDS encoding ABATE domain-containing protein, with amino-acid sequence MNHDAPYYLHQLPVPGEERFASLALVNSRFTVSHGPVDLLEDTDAAHLWLVRHEVLPDPVALTGRQLGRLRALREALRELFAARASGAVPAPASLETLNEALAAAPPTPRLTWAADGPRRADEPDSGNPAGAALSLLADDGTELLTGPDAAQLAECGARGCARWFLRSHAARRWCTTKCGNRVRAARHYAARKG; translated from the coding sequence GTGAACCATGACGCGCCGTACTACCTCCATCAGCTCCCGGTGCCGGGCGAGGAGCGCTTCGCCTCGCTCGCCCTGGTGAACTCGCGCTTCACGGTCAGCCACGGCCCCGTCGACCTGCTGGAGGACACCGACGCCGCGCACCTGTGGCTGGTCCGGCACGAGGTGCTGCCGGACCCGGTCGCCCTCACCGGCCGTCAGCTCGGTCGGCTCCGCGCGCTCCGCGAGGCGCTGCGCGAACTCTTCGCGGCCCGCGCGAGCGGCGCGGTGCCCGCGCCGGCCAGTCTGGAGACGCTGAACGAGGCGCTCGCCGCCGCCCCGCCCACCCCCCGACTGACGTGGGCCGCCGACGGCCCGCGCCGCGCGGACGAACCGGACTCGGGCAACCCGGCCGGCGCCGCGCTCTCGCTGCTCGCCGACGACGGCACCGAACTGCTGACGGGCCCGGACGCGGCCCAACTCGCCGAGTGCGGGGCGCGCGGCTGTGCCCGCTGGTTCCTGCGCTCGCACGCCGCCCGCCGCTGGTGCACCACGAAGTGCGGAAACAGAGTGCGGGCCGCGCGACATTACGCGGCCCGCAAGGGGTAA
- a CDS encoding AAC(3) family N-acetyltransferase codes for MSMARPTGPLCTGDSLTTELRDLGVRPGETLLVHSSLSSLGWVCGGAPVVVAALLDVLGTTGTLVVPTHTSDNSDPAGWSQPPVPAQWWPTIRAALPAYDPATSRSYRVGAIPETARTWPGAARSAHPQTSFAAIGARARAIVDGHALDCRLGERSPLARLEEAAARVLLLGVGYDSCTAFHLAEYRLPGQRVRNSFAVATPAGRRWSTVWDTSISDDRFDELGAAFEKERPVLCGPVGGAEARLFPLADAVAYATGWLAEHRPRAAP; via the coding sequence ATGTCGATGGCGCGGCCGACCGGCCCACTCTGCACGGGCGACTCCCTGACCACGGAGCTGCGGGACCTGGGCGTGCGGCCCGGCGAGACCCTGCTCGTGCACTCCTCACTCAGCTCACTGGGCTGGGTCTGCGGCGGCGCCCCGGTCGTCGTCGCGGCCCTGCTCGACGTCCTGGGGACCACGGGCACGCTGGTGGTCCCCACGCACACCAGCGACAACTCGGACCCCGCGGGCTGGAGCCAACCACCGGTGCCGGCCCAGTGGTGGCCGACCATCCGCGCCGCGCTACCGGCCTACGACCCGGCCACCTCGCGCAGCTACCGGGTGGGAGCGATACCGGAGACCGCGCGCACCTGGCCCGGCGCCGCGCGCAGCGCCCACCCGCAGACCTCCTTCGCCGCCATCGGAGCGCGCGCCCGCGCGATCGTGGACGGCCACGCGCTCGACTGCCGGCTCGGCGAGCGCAGCCCGCTGGCCCGCCTCGAAGAGGCCGCGGCCCGGGTGCTGCTGCTGGGCGTGGGGTACGACTCGTGCACCGCCTTCCACCTGGCCGAGTACCGCCTCCCGGGGCAGCGGGTGCGCAACTCCTTCGCCGTGGCGACCCCGGCGGGCCGCCGCTGGAGCACGGTGTGGGACACGTCGATCAGTGACGACCGCTTCGACGAGTTGGGCGCCGCCTTCGAGAAGGAGCGGCCTGTGCTGTGCGGCCCGGTCGGCGGGGCTGAGGCGCGCCTGTTCCCGCTGGCCGACGCCGTCGCGTACGCCACGGGCTGGCTGGCCGAACACCGGCCGCGCGCCGCGCCCTGA
- a CDS encoding HAMP domain-containing sensor histidine kinase: MPRSNPPTSAARTTRDEGPGHTLRRLVNPRSLRWKVAAGVAAAACAMALGIGLLVHRTTEERDMNIGRGRAIEALTEAEAAFRGEQPVPSPPAERLVYLVGDDVPDPLLERIGSRPASDPVTWYDTRKPLQGPRMWAAGRVDGTALAVHVDMSSDWRSRQALDRHMRYAALATLAVVVPLTVLAAELVLRRLRRVAGTARRIKHGDLDARTRSRGHDEISDISGAVDLMADALQDRLRNEQRFTADVAHELRTPLTGLVTATSLLPESEATDLVRDRVRVLRSLVDDLLEISRLDAGAEEADAQPVPLGELVAESVQRTSLETDVSVIGDPVVETDPRRLDRIVTNLILNAHRHGTAPVTVLVEGATIVVRDHGPGFPREVLDHGPQRFRTGAAERGHGHGLGLTIALGQAHVIGARLTLANADAPSGAVATLELPR, translated from the coding sequence ATGCCACGGAGCAACCCACCCACATCCGCCGCCCGCACCACACGCGACGAGGGCCCGGGGCACACCCTGCGGCGCCTGGTCAACCCGCGGTCCCTGCGGTGGAAGGTCGCCGCAGGGGTAGCGGCAGCGGCCTGTGCCATGGCCCTCGGCATCGGGCTCCTGGTCCACCGGACCACCGAGGAGCGGGACATGAACATCGGCCGAGGCCGTGCGATCGAGGCGCTGACGGAGGCCGAGGCCGCGTTCCGCGGCGAACAGCCCGTGCCCTCTCCGCCCGCGGAACGCCTCGTCTACCTGGTCGGTGACGACGTGCCGGACCCGCTGCTGGAGCGCATCGGCTCTCGCCCCGCGTCCGACCCTGTTACCTGGTACGACACCCGAAAGCCGCTGCAAGGACCGCGGATGTGGGCGGCGGGCCGGGTGGACGGCACGGCCTTGGCCGTCCACGTGGACATGTCCAGCGACTGGCGCAGCCGACAGGCGCTGGACCGGCACATGCGGTACGCGGCCCTGGCCACGCTCGCCGTCGTCGTCCCCCTCACGGTCCTGGCCGCCGAACTCGTGCTACGGCGTTTGCGCCGCGTCGCCGGGACGGCCCGGCGGATCAAGCACGGCGACCTCGACGCCAGGACCAGGAGCCGTGGCCACGACGAGATCAGCGACATCTCCGGCGCGGTCGACCTGATGGCCGACGCCCTCCAGGACAGGCTGCGCAACGAACAGCGCTTCACCGCGGACGTCGCCCACGAACTCCGCACCCCGCTCACCGGCCTCGTCACCGCCACCTCCCTGCTGCCCGAGAGCGAGGCCACCGACCTGGTGCGCGACCGGGTGCGGGTGCTGCGCTCCCTGGTGGACGACCTGCTGGAGATCTCCCGCCTGGACGCGGGAGCCGAGGAAGCCGACGCCCAACCGGTGCCCCTCGGCGAGCTGGTGGCGGAATCCGTACAGCGCACGAGCCTGGAGACGGACGTTTCGGTGATCGGTGACCCGGTCGTCGAAACCGACCCCCGCCGGCTCGACCGCATCGTCACCAACCTGATCCTCAACGCCCACCGCCACGGCACGGCGCCCGTTACGGTCCTGGTCGAGGGCGCAACCATCGTCGTACGCGACCACGGCCCCGGCTTCCCCCGGGAGGTCCTCGACCACGGCCCGCAACGCTTTCGCACCGGAGCCGCCGAACGCGGCCACGGCCACGGCCTCGGCCTCACCATCGCCCTCGGCCAGGCCCACGTCATCGGTGCCCGCCTCACCCTGGCGAACGCCGACGCGCCGTCCGGCGCCGTCGCCACGCTGGAACTGCCCCGCTGA
- a CDS encoding D-alanyl-D-alanine carboxypeptidase: MTLGVGVGGWVGLAGGGEHGGGGVRAGGRALVSSASPAPSGALRLDLPWPAEGQASVEVAGLGSLGSSGRQQPVPIASLAKVMTAYVILKEHPLRADEVGPRITVDATAEAESHSLSESTAPVRAGQRLTQRTLLELLLLPSGNNIARLLARWDAGSQQAFVAKMNRAAADLGMRHTTYTGASGVEPTTRSTADDQLKLARQAMRDPVLRTVVGLRETTVPESPGVITNTNRLLAKPGVVGLKTGSSTPAGGNLLWAAEVGSGRARHLVLGAVLGQRAHTTPAEGMAAALTHSGELIDAVRQGLPAALIGSGARQPVRS, encoded by the coding sequence GTGACGCTCGGTGTCGGCGTCGGTGGTTGGGTGGGGCTCGCCGGCGGCGGTGAGCACGGTGGTGGCGGTGTGCGGGCCGGCGGTCGAGCCCTGGTCAGCTCGGCGTCCCCGGCCCCGTCCGGCGCGCTCCGGCTGGACCTGCCGTGGCCCGCGGAAGGCCAGGCGAGCGTCGAGGTCGCGGGCCTCGGCAGCCTGGGCAGCAGCGGGCGGCAGCAGCCGGTGCCCATCGCGAGCCTCGCCAAGGTGATGACGGCGTACGTGATCCTCAAGGAGCATCCGCTGCGGGCCGACGAGGTAGGACCCCGGATCACCGTCGATGCGACAGCCGAGGCCGAGTCGCACTCGCTCAGCGAGTCCACCGCCCCGGTCCGTGCCGGGCAGCGGCTCACCCAGCGCACACTGCTGGAGCTGTTGCTGCTCCCCTCGGGCAACAACATCGCCCGGCTGCTGGCACGTTGGGACGCCGGCAGCCAGCAGGCGTTCGTGGCGAAGATGAACCGCGCGGCGGCCGACCTCGGAATGCGCCACACCACGTACACCGGGGCCAGCGGCGTCGAGCCGACCACTCGCAGCACCGCCGATGATCAGCTCAAACTGGCCCGCCAGGCCATGCGGGACCCGGTGCTGCGCACGGTGGTGGGCCTGCGCGAGACGACCGTCCCCGAATCGCCCGGCGTCATCACCAATACCAACCGGCTGCTGGCCAAGCCCGGCGTGGTCGGGCTGAAGACCGGATCGAGCACGCCCGCCGGGGGCAACCTGCTGTGGGCCGCCGAGGTGGGGTCGGGTCGCGCGCGGCACCTGGTGCTCGGGGCGGTGTTGGGGCAGCGTGCCCACACCACGCCGGCCGAGGGCATGGCGGCTGCGCTGACGCACAGCGGTGAGTTGATCGATGCCGTCCGCCAGGGTCTGCCCGCGGCCCTGATCGGCAGCGGTGCCCGGCAGCCGGTGCGCTCGTGA
- a CDS encoding helix-turn-helix transcriptional regulator gives MDDLAGFLRTRRSQVDPAAVGIPTDSRRRVEGLRREEVAHLSGVSVDYYVRLEQGRATQPSEQVLDALARVLGLDATARGHLDRLARQRHHRATAPGGRVRPELLRVLDLVVDAPALITNHQLDVLAGNRLAGLLFGQRIPGLNTARHIFLEEAERGLYADWEKCTLDVVGHLRLAAGKHPGDPRLASLIGELSMGSDRFRRLWARADVRARTHGRKAYRHPLVGLLELHQENFALPDESGMELLILSAAPGSRAEDGLRLLAGLGVDSGDEPSTANAQVRQ, from the coding sequence ATGGACGATCTCGCGGGCTTCCTACGCACCCGGCGCTCCCAAGTCGACCCGGCAGCCGTCGGCATCCCCACCGACAGCCGCCGCCGGGTCGAAGGGCTGCGCCGCGAAGAGGTCGCGCACCTGTCCGGAGTCAGCGTCGACTACTACGTACGTCTGGAGCAGGGCCGCGCGACCCAGCCCTCCGAGCAGGTCCTCGACGCGCTCGCCCGCGTCCTGGGCCTCGACGCGACCGCACGCGGGCACCTTGACCGGCTCGCCCGGCAGCGCCACCATCGCGCGACGGCACCGGGTGGGCGGGTCCGGCCGGAGCTGCTACGCGTCCTCGACCTGGTCGTCGACGCACCCGCGCTGATCACGAACCACCAACTGGACGTGCTCGCCGGGAACCGCCTCGCCGGGCTCCTCTTCGGCCAGCGGATACCGGGCCTGAACACCGCCCGGCACATCTTCCTCGAGGAAGCCGAGCGCGGCCTGTACGCGGACTGGGAGAAGTGCACCCTCGACGTGGTCGGGCACCTCCGCCTGGCCGCCGGGAAACACCCCGGGGATCCCCGGCTGGCCTCGCTCATCGGCGAACTGTCGATGGGCAGCGACCGCTTCCGCCGCCTGTGGGCCCGCGCGGACGTGCGCGCCCGCACACACGGACGCAAGGCGTACCGGCACCCGCTGGTCGGACTGCTGGAACTGCACCAGGAGAACTTCGCGCTACCGGACGAATCGGGCATGGAGCTACTGATACTGTCCGCGGCCCCCGGCAGCCGCGCCGAGGACGGGCTGCGCCTGCTCGCGGGCCTGGGCGTGGACAGCGGTGACGAGCCTTCCACAGCGAACGCTCAGGTCCGCCAGTAA
- a CDS encoding NAD(P)-binding domain-containing protein produces MSVRTSVIGLNPRGAALAKAIAAAGHDVVVWAEAGAPAEPVEDVRRVDSLQVAFTAPLVLMCLEDYDAVQRVLGQAGPHVSADVVNLTSGTSEQAEQAACWVRNRGGHYLDGALMAHPEHVGQPETVLVYSGSHEVFQRHRSSLAHIGGATYLGPAPGTAALYDVAMLNFAWATLIGFLQTTALLGTAQVQATTVAPLLTHWLSTTVTEVITDYARQVDDHRYPGDQEWLELDAPLMDHLINAVRARGLDTALPELIKSLTDRAIDAGHGRDSFASLVEILRS; encoded by the coding sequence ATGAGCGTGCGTACGTCGGTCATAGGGTTGAACCCGCGAGGTGCGGCGCTGGCCAAGGCCATCGCGGCGGCAGGTCACGACGTCGTGGTCTGGGCCGAAGCCGGTGCACCGGCCGAGCCCGTTGAGGACGTACGGCGGGTGGACTCGCTGCAGGTCGCGTTCACGGCTCCACTGGTGCTGATGTGCCTGGAGGACTACGACGCCGTCCAACGCGTGTTGGGCCAGGCCGGGCCGCACGTCTCGGCCGACGTGGTCAACCTGACCTCCGGAACGAGCGAGCAGGCCGAGCAGGCCGCCTGCTGGGTGCGAAACCGGGGTGGGCACTACCTCGACGGTGCGTTGATGGCCCATCCCGAGCATGTCGGTCAGCCGGAAACAGTGCTGGTCTACAGCGGCTCCCACGAGGTGTTCCAGCGCCATCGAAGCTCGCTCGCGCACATCGGCGGCGCTACCTACCTGGGCCCGGCCCCCGGCACCGCGGCTCTCTATGACGTGGCGATGCTCAACTTCGCCTGGGCCACCCTGATCGGCTTCCTGCAGACCACCGCCTTGCTGGGCACCGCCCAGGTCCAGGCCACGACGGTGGCCCCCCTGCTGACCCACTGGCTGTCCACGACCGTCACAGAGGTGATCACCGATTACGCTCGCCAAGTCGACGACCACCGCTACCCCGGCGATCAGGAATGGCTGGAGCTGGATGCCCCGCTCATGGACCACCTCATCAACGCCGTGCGCGCGCGGGGCCTGGACACCGCTCTGCCCGAACTCATCAAGTCACTGACCGACCGGGCCATCGACGCCGGCCACGGTAGGGACAGCTTCGCCAGCCTGGTCGAAATCCTTCGCAGCTAA
- the cseB gene encoding two-component system response regulator CseB, whose amino-acid sequence MRQERDPSARADAATPSRPAADLPSAVHVLLVEDDEAIRRSVGMALERYGYRVSVAPDGLTGLEMFRAARHDLLLLDIMLPHLDGIGLCHRIRETSQTPILMMSARGDALDVVAGLEAGADDYVVKPVDTNVLVARIRTLLRRATFTASPESDDRPGDADGLLTFRNLSIDTRGLEVRVDDRPLALAPTELRLLLEFAAAPGIALQRQTLLRKVWDYGWDGDIRVVDLAVQRLRKKIGAEHIETIRGFGYKFRR is encoded by the coding sequence ATGCGACAAGAGCGTGACCCCAGTGCGCGAGCGGACGCGGCGACGCCGAGCCGCCCCGCCGCCGACCTGCCGTCGGCCGTGCACGTGCTCCTGGTCGAGGACGACGAGGCGATCCGCAGGTCCGTGGGGATGGCACTGGAGCGCTACGGCTACCGGGTGTCCGTGGCCCCCGACGGCCTGACCGGTCTGGAGATGTTCCGGGCAGCGCGGCACGACCTGTTGCTCCTCGACATCATGCTGCCGCACCTGGACGGCATCGGGCTGTGCCACCGGATCCGCGAAACCAGCCAGACGCCCATCCTGATGATGTCGGCCCGCGGCGACGCGCTGGACGTGGTGGCGGGGTTGGAGGCGGGGGCCGACGACTACGTCGTCAAGCCCGTCGACACCAACGTCCTGGTGGCACGCATCCGCACGCTACTGCGCCGGGCCACCTTCACCGCCTCGCCCGAGAGCGACGACCGGCCGGGCGACGCCGATGGCCTGCTCACCTTCCGCAACCTGAGCATCGACACCCGTGGCCTGGAGGTCCGCGTCGACGACCGGCCGCTCGCCCTCGCCCCGACCGAACTGCGGCTGCTCCTGGAGTTCGCGGCCGCGCCCGGCATCGCCCTCCAACGGCAGACGCTGTTGCGCAAGGTGTGGGACTACGGATGGGACGGCGACATCCGGGTGGTCGACCTGGCGGTGCAGCGGTTGCGCAAGAAGATCGGCGCCGAGCACATCGAGACCATCCGTGGCTTCGGCTACAAGTTCCGGCGCTGA
- a CDS encoding four-helix bundle copper-binding protein, giving the protein MTTTVKDMLHTYPADLGGVDPAALERCIEECAACAQACTACADACLAEGAVGDLTRCIRTDMDCADICAATASVLSRHTGYDVNVTRAQLEACATVCTACAEECEQHADAHEHCRVCAQACRRCADACRALLRTLA; this is encoded by the coding sequence ATGACGACGACGGTCAAGGACATGCTGCACACCTACCCCGCCGACCTTGGCGGCGTGGACCCCGCGGCCCTGGAGCGCTGCATCGAGGAGTGCGCCGCCTGTGCCCAGGCGTGTACGGCCTGTGCCGACGCGTGCCTGGCCGAGGGAGCCGTCGGCGACCTGACCCGGTGCATCCGTACCGACATGGACTGCGCCGACATCTGCGCGGCCACCGCCTCGGTGCTCTCCCGGCACACCGGCTACGACGTCAACGTCACCCGAGCCCAGCTCGAAGCCTGCGCCACCGTCTGCACCGCCTGCGCCGAGGAGTGCGAGCAGCACGCCGACGCGCACGAGCACTGCCGCGTCTGTGCCCAGGCGTGCCGCCGCTGCGCGGACGCCTGCCGCGCGCTGCTGCGCACGCTGGCCTGA